One window of Acidimicrobiales bacterium genomic DNA carries:
- a CDS encoding amidohydrolase family protein: MLDLVLRGGTLIDGTGAPRVVADVGVRDGRIAAIGVVDEEARREIDATGLVVCPGFIDIHTHYDVQLMWDPAATPSPLHGVTTVIGGNCGFSIAPLRPGHADYVMRLMARVEGMPLDTLVAGASWDWEHFGEWLDRLAATAPTVNAGFLVGHSTVRRLVMGDAAVSEPATEEQIAEMVALVERSIEGGALGFSSSLGEAHTDGDGQPVPSRAASHDEILALCRVLRDHEGTVLEFISAMGEIPDDRIELMADMSLAANRPLNWNLLGSLSPTQIWQQQLSASDRAAERGATVIALALPDVMKLRATTMLHQLDGWKRVLDLPADERRAAVADPATRSALRDAVDAAAARGLGIVQQWDLIELAESSGPDTDGCVGHTIARIATDRALDPVDVLLDLVVPDALPLTMVFPSLAPELGDTDEGWAVRREVWHDDRVVLGGSDAGAHLDLMCHANYPTVVLGSYVRDRAVFTLEQAVNQMTDVPARLLGLRDRGRVEVGAHADLVVFDPETVASHPATARTDLPADGLRLYAESIGVNHVFVGGNEIVTDGELTGERGGRILRSGVDTETVTVPGG, from the coding sequence ATGCTCGATCTCGTACTTCGCGGTGGCACGCTCATCGACGGCACCGGTGCGCCTCGTGTCGTCGCCGACGTGGGCGTTCGCGACGGCCGGATCGCGGCGATCGGCGTCGTCGACGAGGAGGCCCGCCGAGAGATCGATGCCACCGGCCTCGTGGTCTGTCCCGGCTTCATCGACATCCACACGCACTACGACGTGCAGCTCATGTGGGATCCCGCCGCCACGCCCTCGCCGTTGCACGGTGTCACGACCGTCATCGGCGGCAACTGCGGCTTCTCGATCGCGCCGCTCCGACCGGGCCACGCCGACTACGTCATGCGGCTCATGGCCCGAGTGGAGGGAATGCCGCTCGACACTCTCGTCGCCGGCGCCTCGTGGGACTGGGAGCACTTCGGTGAGTGGCTCGACCGGCTGGCCGCCACTGCCCCGACCGTCAATGCCGGTTTCCTCGTCGGGCACTCCACCGTGCGCCGGCTCGTCATGGGTGATGCGGCCGTCTCCGAACCCGCCACCGAGGAACAGATCGCCGAGATGGTGGCCCTCGTCGAACGATCGATCGAGGGCGGCGCCCTCGGGTTCTCGTCGTCGCTGGGCGAAGCCCACACCGACGGCGACGGCCAACCGGTCCCGTCCCGCGCCGCGAGCCACGACGAGATCCTGGCCCTGTGCCGGGTGCTCCGCGACCACGAGGGCACGGTCCTCGAGTTCATCTCGGCGATGGGCGAGATCCCTGACGACCGCATCGAGCTGATGGCCGACATGTCGCTCGCCGCGAATCGGCCCCTGAACTGGAACCTGCTCGGCAGCCTCTCTCCCACGCAGATCTGGCAGCAGCAGCTGTCGGCGTCGGACCGGGCTGCGGAACGGGGGGCGACGGTCATTGCGCTGGCCCTTCCCGACGTCATGAAGCTGCGGGCGACGACGATGCTGCACCAGCTCGACGGTTGGAAGCGGGTACTGGATCTGCCGGCCGACGAACGACGGGCGGCCGTCGCCGACCCGGCCACGCGGTCGGCGCTGCGAGATGCCGTCGATGCCGCGGCCGCCCGCGGGCTCGGCATCGTGCAGCAGTGGGACCTCATCGAGCTGGCCGAGAGCTCGGGCCCGGACACCGACGGATGTGTCGGCCACACGATCGCCCGGATCGCCACCGACCGTGCCCTCGATCCGGTCGACGTACTCCTCGATCTCGTCGTGCCCGACGCGCTGCCGCTCACGATGGTGTTCCCCTCGCTGGCCCCCGAGCTGGGTGACACCGACGAGGGATGGGCCGTCCGCCGCGAGGTGTGGCATGACGACCGCGTCGTGCTCGGCGGGTCCGACGCCGGTGCCCACCTCGACCTCATGTGCCATGCCAACTACCCGACCGTGGTACTCGGGTCCTACGTGCGCGACCGGGCCGTCTTCACTCTCGAGCAGGCGGTCAACCAGATGACCGACGTGCCGGCCCGCCTCCTCGGTCTGCGTGACCGCGGTCGCGTCGAGGTCGGCGCCCATGCCGATCTGGTCGTCTTCGACCCCGAGACCGTCGCCAGCCACCCGGCCACCGCCCGCACCGATCTGCCCGCCGACGGTCTGCGGCTCTACGCCGAGTCGATCGGTGTGAACCACGTGTTCGTGGGCGGCAACGAGATCGTGACCGACGGCGAACTCACCGGCGAACGGGGCGGCCGGATCCTGCGCTCCGGCGTCGACACCGAGACCGTGACGGTTCCGGGTGGCTGA
- a CDS encoding SDR family NAD(P)-dependent oxidoreductase, which translates to MADEPRFAGRSVVITGAGGGIGRACAERFSSEGAAILCADIDGAAAEVTASAIREGGGAAIGRALDVTDPEACCATIADAVAAHGGIDVLVNVAGVGGLTPTPDVSPDEWNHVIGVNLTGTFLMCQAAIRHLEASKGSIVNMASVAGVRAVPYNAAYCASKGGVIMLTKVLAIEFGTAGVRANCLCPSAVDTDFLSTFTMPDDANLDLFVRGSGVIKEILTPEKIAASVAYLASDDASMVTGTTLMMEGGATA; encoded by the coding sequence GTGGCTGACGAGCCGCGGTTCGCCGGCCGCTCCGTGGTCATCACCGGTGCCGGCGGCGGCATCGGGAGGGCCTGCGCCGAACGCTTCTCGTCGGAGGGTGCCGCGATCCTCTGTGCCGACATCGACGGCGCGGCGGCCGAGGTGACCGCGTCGGCGATACGCGAGGGCGGCGGCGCCGCCATCGGTCGTGCGCTCGATGTCACCGACCCCGAGGCGTGTTGCGCGACGATCGCCGACGCCGTGGCGGCCCATGGCGGCATCGACGTGCTGGTCAACGTCGCCGGCGTCGGCGGCCTCACGCCCACGCCCGACGTGTCGCCCGACGAGTGGAACCACGTGATCGGCGTGAACCTCACCGGCACCTTCCTGATGTGTCAGGCCGCGATCCGCCACCTCGAGGCGTCGAAGGGGTCGATCGTCAACATGGCCTCGGTGGCCGGTGTGCGGGCGGTGCCCTACAACGCGGCCTATTGCGCCTCGAAGGGCGGCGTGATCATGCTCACCAAGGTGCTCGCCATCGAGTTCGGGACGGCCGGGGTGCGGGCCAACTGCCTGTGTCCGAGTGCGGTCGACACCGACTTCCTCTCGACCTTCACGATGCCCGACGACGCCAACCTCGATCTCTTCGTGCGGGGCTCCGGTGTCATCAAGGAGATCCTCACTCCCGAGAAGATCGCGGCCTCCGTCGCGTACCTCGCCTCCGACGATGCCTCGATGGTCACCGGCACCACCCTGATGATGGAAGGCGGCGCGACCGCATGA
- a CDS encoding glucose 1-dehydrogenase, translating to MSALGALDLSGRVALISGGARGQGEAEARLLVARGARVVVGDVLAEECDAVAASLGDAAVAVELDVAVASQWHAAVDAASTTFGRLDILVNNAGIIRTGPIETMTEDDYMQVVRVNQLGCFLGMQAAIPALRESGNGSIVNVSSLAGMTGVAGVAAYASTKWAIRGMTKVAALELGHDGIRVNSVHPGSIDTPMTRTPLFDAVDKQAVHAALPVGRQGHVDDVAEMVAFLASDASAFSTGSEFVLDGGSLAGRAPSTGDGR from the coding sequence ATGAGCGCACTCGGCGCCCTGGATCTGAGTGGCCGCGTGGCGCTGATCTCCGGCGGTGCGCGCGGCCAGGGAGAGGCCGAGGCCCGTTTGCTCGTCGCCCGCGGCGCCCGCGTCGTGGTGGGTGACGTGCTGGCCGAGGAGTGTGACGCGGTCGCCGCTTCGCTCGGTGATGCCGCGGTCGCCGTCGAACTCGATGTGGCCGTCGCGTCGCAGTGGCACGCAGCCGTCGATGCCGCGTCGACGACCTTCGGACGCCTGGACATCCTGGTGAACAACGCGGGCATCATTCGCACGGGGCCGATCGAGACGATGACGGAAGACGACTACATGCAGGTCGTGCGCGTGAACCAGCTCGGGTGTTTCCTCGGGATGCAGGCCGCGATCCCTGCGCTGCGTGAGAGCGGCAACGGCTCGATCGTCAACGTGTCGTCGCTGGCGGGGATGACGGGCGTCGCCGGGGTGGCTGCGTACGCCTCGACGAAATGGGCGATCCGGGGAATGACCAAGGTGGCCGCGCTCGAGCTCGGCCACGACGGGATCCGGGTCAACTCGGTCCACCCGGGTTCGATCGACACGCCCATGACCCGCACGCCGTTGTTCGACGCTGTCGACAAGCAGGCGGTGCACGCGGCGCTGCCGGTGGGCCGCCAGGGTCACGTGGACGACGTCGCCGAGATGGTGGCGTTCCTGGCCTCCGATGCGTCGGCCTTCTCGACCGGATCCGAATTCGTGCTCGACGGCGGCTCGCTCGCGGGCCGCGCACCCTCGACCGGCGACGGTCGATGA
- a CDS encoding SDR family NAD(P)-dependent oxidoreductase has product MSHVVVVTGASGGVGRGIALACGEAGWTVWVAARREEAGSAVAREIDAVGGVGRFVECDAGSEASVTAAIAAVIETDGRLDGLVHNATSGLSPRPVRLDELTMADWQDHIAVSLRGSWLLARSAHPYLAESEGAYLLLTSEAGFEGKARLAPYAAVKAAQRGFARSLVREWGPDGIRVNCLAPLAMTPAMEKAFDLDPAMEARVTERIPLGRVGDPTGDIGPVARFLLSPDSRYLTGNTLMVDGGSCPIS; this is encoded by the coding sequence ATGAGTCACGTCGTGGTGGTCACCGGCGCATCGGGTGGAGTCGGACGGGGTATCGCGCTCGCCTGCGGCGAAGCGGGATGGACGGTGTGGGTCGCGGCCCGGCGCGAAGAGGCCGGCAGCGCGGTCGCTCGCGAGATCGACGCGGTCGGTGGTGTCGGCCGCTTTGTGGAGTGCGACGCCGGTAGCGAAGCGTCGGTCACCGCGGCGATCGCCGCCGTCATCGAAACCGACGGACGGCTCGACGGGCTGGTACACAACGCCACGAGCGGCTTGTCACCGAGACCGGTGCGCCTCGACGAGCTGACCATGGCGGACTGGCAGGACCACATCGCGGTGTCCCTTCGGGGTTCGTGGCTGTTGGCCCGCTCCGCGCATCCGTACCTCGCCGAATCGGAAGGGGCCTATCTGCTTCTCACCAGCGAAGCGGGATTCGAGGGTAAAGCCAGGCTCGCGCCGTATGCCGCAGTGAAAGCTGCGCAGCGCGGCTTCGCTCGTTCACTCGTGCGCGAGTGGGGCCCCGACGGAATCCGCGTCAACTGTCTGGCCCCGCTCGCGATGACCCCGGCCATGGAGAAGGCGTTCGATCTCGATCCGGCCATGGAGGCTCGCGTCACCGAACGCATCCCGCTCGGCCGCGTGGGCGACCCCACCGGTGACATCGGCCCGGTCGCCCGTTTCCTGCTGTCACCGGACTCGCGCTACCTGACCGGCAACACGCTGATGGTCGACGGCGGGAGCTGCCCGATCAGCTGA
- a CDS encoding class II aldolase/adducin family protein — protein sequence MEITDESDIRFRIAAARRMLAREGCESNVGGHVSARNTERDETFWVTGFEYFDTTLPDRVALLGFDLAPVEGELAMSPAVNFHARIYEERPDVNAIIHLHSHYLSVLSSTSRTVGMYNVMSVLFHDEQATYFDDGVKSHLSVVDALGDKRVVLMKNHGAIIASDSLENATIEAIALEAAARYHLECEAAGGTEILEAEVVAGKEMYRRHFLPQMWAANMERIRRSDPDLFDWLDDRAARQLS from the coding sequence GTGGAGATCACCGACGAGTCCGACATCCGATTCCGGATCGCCGCGGCGCGCCGGATGCTCGCCCGCGAAGGATGCGAGTCCAACGTGGGCGGCCATGTCAGCGCCCGCAACACCGAGCGGGACGAGACGTTCTGGGTGACCGGGTTCGAGTACTTCGACACCACGCTGCCCGACCGAGTGGCCCTGCTCGGCTTCGATCTCGCGCCGGTGGAAGGCGAACTCGCGATGTCGCCTGCGGTCAACTTCCACGCGCGGATCTACGAGGAACGGCCCGACGTCAACGCGATCATCCACCTCCACTCGCACTATCTCTCGGTGTTGTCGTCGACCTCGAGGACCGTGGGGATGTACAACGTCATGTCCGTGCTCTTCCACGACGAGCAAGCCACCTATTTCGACGACGGCGTGAAGTCGCATCTCTCGGTCGTCGATGCCCTGGGCGACAAGCGGGTGGTCCTGATGAAGAACCACGGTGCGATCATCGCGTCGGACTCGCTCGAGAACGCAACGATCGAGGCGATCGCCCTCGAAGCCGCGGCGCGCTACCACCTCGAATGCGAGGCCGCCGGCGGGACCGAGATCCTGGAAGCCGAGGTCGTCGCAGGCAAAGAGATGTACCGCCGCCACTTCCTGCCCCAGATGTGGGCGGCCAACATGGAACGCATCCGGCGCTCCGATCCCGATCTCTTCGACTGGCTCGACGACCGAGCCGCGCGACAGCTCAGCTGA
- a CDS encoding amidohydrolase family protein encodes MDPDHDPTSGAGITFDDLESKPGFFATKAAREGRPTTATFLPDPPRRPRWCTLISVDDHLVEPPHMFEGRIPAAHVERAPRLAVDDDGMEYWLYDDNRHYKVGLNAVVGRPIEELSFEPARFDEMRRGAWDIDARVHDMDLNGVYASLNFPSSLAGFAGQRYQLGVSDPDLALAVVRAANDWHLEEWAGTHPGRIIACQVPWLLDPVAGAAEIRVNAARGFRAVTFPELPERLGLPSLHTGHWDPFLEACADTGTVVCLHVGSSSTAPTTSSDAPSDTIGVLFFGWAMFAAVDWLYSRLPVRFPDLKICLSEGGLGWVAGLMDRLDHVGKYQQMYGTWEGIDLTPREVLARNFWFCGIDDPSGLDHRHRIGIDHILLESDYPHQDGTWPDTQEILRQQVGHFPADDIRKLTWENASKLFDHPVPAEIVADPEAF; translated from the coding sequence ATGGACCCCGATCACGATCCGACCAGCGGCGCGGGAATCACGTTCGACGACCTCGAGTCGAAGCCAGGGTTCTTTGCCACCAAGGCCGCCCGAGAAGGGCGTCCGACGACGGCCACGTTCCTGCCCGATCCGCCCCGTCGGCCTCGCTGGTGCACCCTCATCTCGGTCGACGACCACCTGGTGGAACCACCTCACATGTTCGAGGGCCGCATTCCGGCCGCACATGTCGAGCGGGCGCCTCGACTCGCCGTCGATGACGACGGCATGGAGTACTGGCTCTACGACGACAACCGCCACTACAAGGTGGGCCTGAACGCGGTCGTCGGACGTCCGATCGAGGAGCTGTCGTTCGAGCCCGCCCGCTTCGACGAGATGCGGCGCGGCGCGTGGGACATCGACGCTCGGGTGCACGACATGGATCTCAACGGTGTCTATGCGTCGCTCAACTTCCCTTCGTCGCTCGCGGGGTTCGCCGGTCAGCGCTACCAGCTCGGCGTCAGCGACCCGGACCTCGCCCTCGCCGTGGTCCGAGCGGCGAACGACTGGCACCTCGAGGAGTGGGCGGGGACGCATCCCGGCCGCATCATCGCCTGCCAGGTTCCCTGGCTCCTCGATCCCGTGGCCGGCGCGGCCGAGATCCGAGTCAACGCGGCTCGCGGGTTCCGCGCGGTGACGTTCCCGGAGCTGCCCGAGCGACTCGGGCTGCCGTCGCTGCACACCGGCCACTGGGATCCGTTCCTCGAGGCGTGCGCCGACACCGGCACGGTCGTGTGTCTGCATGTCGGCTCCTCATCGACGGCCCCGACCACCTCTTCGGATGCACCCTCCGACACGATCGGCGTGCTGTTCTTCGGCTGGGCGATGTTCGCCGCCGTCGACTGGCTCTACTCGCGCCTCCCGGTTCGGTTTCCCGATCTCAAGATCTGCCTCTCCGAGGGCGGCCTCGGGTGGGTGGCCGGGCTGATGGACCGCCTCGACCACGTCGGCAAGTACCAACAGATGTACGGGACCTGGGAGGGCATCGACCTGACCCCACGGGAGGTGCTCGCCCGCAACTTCTGGTTCTGCGGCATCGATGACCCCAGCGGACTCGATCACCGCCATCGCATCGGGATCGACCACATTCTCCTCGAGTCCGACTATCCGCATCAGGACGGCACCTGGCCCGACACACAGGAGATCCTGCGGCAACAGGTGGGCCACTTCCCCGCCGACGACATCCGCAAGCTCACCTGGGAGAACGCGTCGAAGCTCTTCGATCATCCCGTGCCGGCCGAGATCGTCGCCGATCCCGAGGCGTTCTGA
- a CDS encoding four-helix bundle copper-binding protein — MALADALADHPARDTFDFAELLRAIEACQACATLCNVCADSDLARDANAMRDCIRTCLDCAVICQATASVLARPAPSGDAWAALVNACIHACRECAVECEGHDHECCTSCAAACRECEQALQQLMAAAS; from the coding sequence ATGGCCCTCGCAGACGCGCTTGCCGATCACCCCGCCCGCGACACGTTCGACTTCGCCGAGTTGCTGCGTGCCATCGAGGCATGCCAGGCCTGCGCCACGCTCTGCAACGTGTGCGCCGACAGCGACCTGGCCCGCGACGCCAACGCCATGCGCGACTGCATCCGGACCTGCCTGGACTGTGCCGTCATCTGTCAGGCGACGGCAAGCGTTCTGGCGCGCCCGGCCCCGTCGGGCGACGCCTGGGCCGCGCTGGTGAACGCCTGCATCCACGCCTGTCGCGAATGCGCCGTCGAGTGCGAAGGACACGACCACGAGTGCTGTACCTCCTGCGCCGCTGCGTGCCGCGAGTGCGAACAGGCCCTGCAGCAGCTGATGGCCGCCGCGAGCTGA
- a CDS encoding maleylpyruvate isomerase family mycothiol-dependent enzyme, which produces MSDGWHWRISTTDGVVLGHDRLTAVLTDHHQRLVETWRTFTREQWDHPSRNPEWTVHQTVRHLADALDRGAGIVTVDRSQGEPRFDPRSTPDEWLAASDHDSPERTIERFSSAASTYRDRVGERWAAGDTAHESTVYGTAHWTVNVAHLLWDSWIHERDVLLPLGLPAVSSEAEERVVGLYGLLMALVPSRSTGRSVVATVQLRGLGRHTIEATNEAGSLVSAEISDDAPAICGVLTETIDALAGRGDVADALPGAPTELGMLAAFFNR; this is translated from the coding sequence ATGAGCGACGGGTGGCATTGGCGAATCTCGACGACGGACGGCGTGGTGCTCGGTCACGACCGGCTGACCGCAGTTCTGACGGATCACCATCAGCGGCTCGTCGAAACCTGGCGCACGTTCACCCGGGAGCAGTGGGATCATCCATCGCGCAACCCCGAGTGGACGGTGCACCAGACCGTTCGCCACCTCGCGGACGCGCTCGACCGCGGGGCCGGGATCGTGACGGTCGACCGCTCGCAGGGCGAGCCGCGTTTCGATCCACGGTCGACCCCCGACGAATGGTTGGCCGCATCGGACCACGACTCACCGGAGCGCACGATCGAGCGCTTCTCCTCCGCCGCGTCGACGTATCGGGACCGGGTCGGCGAGCGATGGGCGGCCGGTGACACGGCCCACGAGTCCACGGTGTACGGCACCGCCCACTGGACCGTGAACGTCGCACATCTGTTGTGGGATTCGTGGATCCACGAGCGCGACGTGTTGCTGCCACTCGGTCTGCCGGCGGTTTCCTCGGAAGCGGAGGAACGCGTCGTCGGGCTCTACGGCCTGCTGATGGCGCTCGTGCCATCGAGGTCGACCGGTCGGTCGGTCGTCGCCACCGTGCAGCTCCGGGGTCTCGGACGACACACCATCGAGGCGACGAACGAGGCCGGTTCCCTGGTCAGCGCGGAGATCTCCGACGACGCGCCGGCGATCTGCGGCGTCCTGACCGAGACGATCGACGCCCTCGCAGGAAGAGGCGACGTGGCCGATGCCCTGCCCGGCGCACCCACCGAACTCGGCATGCTCGCGGCCTTCTTCAACCGCTGA
- a CDS encoding PAS domain S-box protein, giving the protein MNELFAGIDARGVWESVPDAMLLVDPTGTIQQANLEAERMFGYATGMTGLGVESLLPAQFSSGHASLRQGFHADPRRRPMGAGQRLEARRADGSDFPVQISLAPLGDSLVIAAVRDVTDLVIAEEHQITSARRRILAEDHERIAKDMHDTVIQELFALGMSLQAAVATIPDCDQAARVEAGVSTLDDVIRSIRAVIFDIRSEKQADDLRVRVVEIATSLIPSLGFEPSVSFHGPVDRVPAPLHEHILAVARESLTNVARHAEASAAAVDVTVRDHMVTVLVSDDGIGMPEPPTRQSGHTNLAERARLTRGSFLVAAHPDGGTTVEWRSPLD; this is encoded by the coding sequence GTGAACGAACTCTTCGCCGGCATCGACGCTCGTGGCGTCTGGGAAAGTGTTCCGGACGCGATGCTGTTGGTCGACCCGACCGGCACGATCCAGCAGGCCAACCTCGAAGCCGAGCGAATGTTCGGCTACGCCACGGGGATGACGGGCCTCGGCGTCGAGTCGCTGCTCCCGGCCCAGTTCTCGAGTGGCCACGCATCCCTGCGGCAGGGCTTCCATGCCGACCCCCGGCGTCGACCCATGGGTGCGGGGCAGCGCCTCGAGGCGCGCCGAGCCGACGGTTCGGACTTCCCGGTGCAGATCTCGCTCGCGCCCCTGGGCGACAGCCTCGTGATCGCCGCCGTTCGTGACGTGACCGATCTCGTCATCGCCGAGGAGCACCAGATCACGTCGGCTCGTCGCCGCATCCTGGCGGAAGACCACGAACGCATCGCCAAGGACATGCACGACACCGTCATCCAGGAGCTCTTCGCCCTCGGCATGAGCCTCCAGGCCGCCGTGGCGACCATCCCCGACTGCGACCAGGCCGCTCGGGTCGAGGCCGGCGTGTCCACCCTCGACGACGTGATCCGCTCGATCCGCGCCGTGATCTTCGACATTCGCAGCGAGAAGCAGGCCGACGACCTGCGCGTACGGGTGGTCGAGATCGCCACGAGCCTGATCCCCTCCCTCGGCTTCGAGCCATCGGTGTCGTTCCATGGCCCCGTCGACCGGGTGCCCGCACCGCTGCACGAACACATTCTCGCCGTCGCCCGTGAGAGCCTGACCAACGTGGCCCGCCACGCGGAGGCGTCCGCCGCCGCCGTCGACGTCACCGTGCGCGACCACATGGTGACGGTGCTGGTGAGCGACGACGGCATCGGCATGCCCGAGCCGCCGACCCGACAGAGTGGCCACACCAACCTGGCCGAACGCGCCCGCCTCACCCGCGGCAGCTTCCTCGTGGCCGCCCATCCCGACGGCGGAACGACGGTCGAATGGCGAAGTCCCCTGGACTGA
- a CDS encoding response regulator transcription factor, with the protein MIRVALLDDHEIVRTGVAELVNAQDDMEVVGEAGTGREMLRTVAATSPDVAVLDVRLGDDDGNGIATCREIRSAHPDTQCLILTSFEDDAAIVDASLAGAAGYVLKQIRGHDLIDSIRKVAGGAQLLDAAETRMAMQRLRSTEAGALDDLTDKERRVFDLIGDGFSNRQIGEELYIAEKTVKNYVSSVLAKLGMVRRTEAAALAARLEERQRRKYL; encoded by the coding sequence ATGATCCGCGTCGCGCTGCTCGACGACCACGAGATCGTCCGCACCGGGGTGGCCGAGCTGGTCAACGCGCAGGACGACATGGAAGTCGTCGGTGAGGCCGGCACCGGCCGCGAGATGTTGCGCACTGTCGCCGCCACCTCGCCCGATGTCGCCGTGCTCGACGTCCGCCTCGGTGACGACGACGGCAACGGCATCGCGACCTGCCGCGAGATCCGCAGCGCTCATCCCGACACCCAGTGCCTCATCCTCACGTCGTTCGAGGACGACGCGGCCATCGTCGACGCGTCGCTGGCCGGCGCGGCGGGCTATGTGCTGAAGCAGATCCGCGGCCACGACCTCATCGACTCGATCCGCAAGGTCGCGGGCGGGGCCCAGCTACTCGACGCGGCGGAGACCCGGATGGCCATGCAGCGCCTGCGCTCCACCGAAGCCGGGGCGCTGGATGACCTGACCGACAAGGAGCGTCGGGTCTTCGACCTGATCGGCGACGGCTTCTCAAATCGTCAGATCGGCGAGGAGCTCTACATCGCGGAGAAAACGGTCAAGAACTATGTGTCGAGCGTGCTCGCCAAGCTGGGCATGGTGCGCCGCACCGAGGCAGCCGCGCTCGCCGCCCGCCTCGAGGAACGCCAACGACGCAAGTACCTCTAG
- a CDS encoding universal stress protein, translating into MTIIVGIDGSEASQAALVWAAERTGCFGPIRPVHSWNYPISAWAPSPLSVGVAPPVAEMAEAAREAADRCMAALGDDVAHEPPVVEHGDPGVVLVNAAQDAALLVVGTRGRGPVRANVIGSVARHCADHTPIPLVIVPHDEASSAIAPSERIVVGVDDSDHARAALRWAIKNASPQATISAISVWQTPVDGPILYGVNRFDLRALRAAAEATVNEATDAVCDELGVDRARVTRQIAEGDPRWVLLNQSDEADLLVLGQRGRTGLSHFFLGSTTTALIHRPRCPTAVIPV; encoded by the coding sequence ATGACCATCATCGTCGGTATCGACGGCTCGGAGGCCTCGCAGGCCGCCCTCGTCTGGGCGGCGGAACGCACCGGGTGCTTCGGACCGATCCGGCCGGTCCATTCGTGGAACTACCCGATCTCGGCGTGGGCACCGAGCCCGCTCAGCGTGGGTGTGGCTCCACCTGTGGCCGAGATGGCCGAGGCGGCCCGAGAGGCCGCCGACCGGTGCATGGCTGCACTCGGCGACGATGTCGCCCACGAGCCTCCCGTGGTCGAACACGGCGACCCCGGCGTGGTACTCGTGAACGCGGCGCAGGACGCCGCGCTCCTGGTGGTCGGCACCCGAGGACGGGGTCCGGTCCGCGCCAATGTCATCGGGTCCGTGGCCCGTCACTGCGCCGATCACACCCCCATACCTCTGGTCATCGTGCCGCACGACGAAGCGAGCTCGGCCATCGCGCCCAGCGAACGAATCGTTGTCGGTGTCGACGACTCCGACCACGCACGCGCCGCTCTGCGATGGGCGATCAAGAACGCGTCGCCGCAGGCCACGATCAGTGCGATCAGCGTCTGGCAGACGCCGGTCGACGGGCCGATCCTCTACGGCGTCAACCGGTTCGACCTACGCGCGTTGAGGGCGGCGGCCGAAGCCACCGTCAACGAGGCAACCGACGCGGTGTGCGACGAACTTGGTGTCGATCGCGCCCGCGTGACACGTCAGATCGCCGAAGGCGATCCGCGCTGGGTCCTGCTCAATCAATCCGATGAAGCCGACCTGCTGGTGCTCGGCCAGCGCGGCCGCACCGGACTCTCACACTTCTTCCTCGGTTCGACCACGACCGCCCTCATCCATCGCCCCCGCTGCCCGACCGCCGTGATCCCGGTCTGA
- a CDS encoding pyridoxamine 5'-phosphate oxidase family protein, whose translation MSGSPDAALQSLSTDECWERLVAHSVGRLGVAVGSQPDIFPVNYRIDDDEIIVRTAEGTKLAAAIMGGRVAFEIDDLDPETHTGWSVVVHGTARESTTLLDTMHDHEIDTDPWADGAKERVIRITATEVTGRTIGAYDQEKKP comes from the coding sequence ATGAGCGGATCCCCCGATGCAGCGCTGCAGAGCCTTTCCACCGACGAGTGCTGGGAGCGCCTGGTCGCGCACTCGGTCGGTCGACTCGGCGTCGCCGTTGGTTCCCAGCCCGACATCTTCCCGGTGAACTACCGGATCGACGACGACGAGATCATCGTGCGCACCGCGGAGGGCACGAAACTCGCCGCCGCGATCATGGGTGGTCGTGTGGCGTTCGAGATCGACGATCTCGACCCCGAGACGCACACCGGCTGGTCGGTCGTCGTGCACGGCACGGCCCGCGAATCCACCACGCTTCTCGACACCATGCACGACCACGAGATCGACACCGACCCCTGGGCCGACGGCGCCAAGGAACGGGTGATCCGCATCACGGCGACAGAGGTGACCGGGCGTACGATCGGTGCCTACGACCAGGAGAAGAAGCCATGA